The Candidatus Ozemobacteraceae bacterium genome segment GATGAATACCTACGTTCTCATTGCCCTGACCTTCTCGCGGCCGATACGCGACATGCTGGCGGCGCAGTGTCTCGCCGCGCTCGGAACCGGCATGTTCAGCGTGCTGTTCAACCTGTATCTGAAGTCCTCCGGCTACGCGGAAGACGCGATCGGCAGGATTCTCGCCATCCAGGCCCTGAGCGCGGCGCTGGCATCGGTTCCGCTCGCACGTCTCGCCGACACCGTGTCGCGCAGGGCATGTTATATATTGAGCGTGATACTTCTTGCCACGGGGTACATCCTTGCCTCTTCGACGACATCGTTCGGGCTCCTGGTCGTCGCGGCGTCGCTGTGGGGGATCGGCTCTGGCGGGCAGATGGTCTCGGTCCAGCCGTATCTTCACGAGCACAGCCGGCGACGCCAGCGGTCGTATCTCTTCAGCATGAATTTCACCCTGACGCTGACGATGTTCATCATCGCAGGTCTGCTCGCCGGCTGGTTGCCGGCCGTCGCCGGCAGGTTCGGACTCATGGAGGCGCTCTCGGAGCCTGAGCGGCTGCGCCGGTGTCTCCAGGTCGGCGCTGGTTTCGCCGTCCTCGCGGCGTTCTTCTCGCGAAGGCTCAAGGAACCGGTCAGACACCACCCCGCGAGCCAGGCCGCGACGTCCGGGATGCATCCGGAACCGATTCCGCCCCGATCCCTGATCTTTCGCTACGTCGTCACGACCGCCCTGACGGGGGCCGGCGCAGGGCTGATCGTTCCATACTTTAATTTATATTTCCGCGACTGGGTCGGAAGCGGCGTGTCGGAGATCGGCACCGTCTTCGCGCTTTCCCAGCTGACGACGGCGATCGGCGGGGCCCTCTCGCCCCTCATGACGCGCCGCGTGGGGCTCGCCGCCGGCGTCACGCTCACCCAACTGGCGTCACTGCCGTTCATGCTCGTCATGGCCCACACGCACGAGTTCCTGGTCTGTGCCGGCTGCTTCCTGTTCCGCGGTGCCTTCATGAACATGGGCATCCCGATCAGGGAACAGCTCATGATGGCGCTCGTCCCCGCCCATCTCCGGGCGAGCGCGGCGGCGGCGGAAAGCATCTCGTGGTTCCTGTCCTGGGGAATCGTGATGTCGTTTTCCGGCACCCTGATCATTCATCGGGGCTATCCGTTCTGCCTGTACACGACGCTCGTGCTGTATACCGCATCCAGCGTGCTGTTCTGGTGCTGGTTCCGGGAAAAGGCCTGACCGCCTTCCTTCCCTATCGATTCCTGCTGAACTGAAGCTCCTATTCGCCCTGAGCCTGTTGAAGGGCGAGAGGCCGTTCATGCTTCGACAGGTTCAGCACGAACGGAACTCGGAAGCCGACGTTCGTACTGCAGATATCAAGATGGGCTTGCAAACAGGTTGTTTGCGAATCTTTTCTTGAATTGTCGCGCCCCGGCGTAGTAAAAAATCATGTACACACTTTTTCCGCCACCGGAGGCATTCATGAGTCACAGCATGCACTGGGATATGACCCCGTTCTTCCCGTCATTCGGAAGCGCGGAGATGACGGCGTTCCGCGACGCGCTCGCCGCCGATATCGCCGCTCTCACTGATCGCGCCGCGCATACCCCCGGACTGAACGCACGGACGGCCAAAACCTGGGACGAGATTTTCCGGACTCATGAAAGCCTGTACGTCAGGTACACCCATTTTCTCTGCTACCTCGACTGCCTCGGCGCCACCGATGCCGCGAACGAAGCGGTCCAGGGCGAAATTGGCCGACTGGCCCTCGTCGATGCTGCCCTTCAGAAGCTCGACGTGGAGCTGAAGCGCGCGCTCAAGACCGTCTCCGATCCTGTCTTCACCTCTTTCATTCGCCGGAAGGACATGGCACCGATCGCTTACCATCTGACCCGGCAACGCGAAGATGCGCGCCGGACGATGAGTCCCGAGCTCGAAGTCCTCGCCGCCGACCTCGGCGTCGACGGGTTTTCCTCGTGGGGCAGGCTGTACAACACGATCGCCGGGAAACTCCGGTTCGAACTGGTGTATCCGGACGGCCGGCGCGAGATGAAATCGATGGCCCAGCGGACGGCCCTGATGGAGGATCCGGACCCGCGTATCCGGCGCGCCGCGTTCGAGGGCGGCAACGCCGCCTGGGAAACCTACGCCGACGTCTGCGCCGCCGCCCTGAACCATATCGCCGGCACGCGGCTCACGCTGAACGCGCGCCGCGGCGTCGAGCACTACCTCGACGTCGCCCTGTTCCAGGCGCGCGTTTCCCGGGCCACGATCGACGCGATGATGAAGGCGGCCGCGGGCGGCCGCGACCTGTGCAGCCGGTTCGCGCGCGTGAAATCCGCCAGACTGGGGCTTCCGGGCCTCGCCTGGTACGACATCGAGGCGCCGCTTCCCGTCGCCGACGACCGGAAATACGAGTGGACCGATGGCGTCGAGATGCTGGCGAAGGCCTTCTCACGCACCTTTCCCGAGCTCGGCGAGTTCCTGCTCCACATCCTTGAGAAGCGCTGGGTCGACGCCGAGCCCCGCCCCGGCAGGCGGCCGGGCGCCTTCTGCACGGGCTCGCCGCTCATCGAGGAGCAGCGCATCTTCATGACGTTCGAGGGCGGTTTCGGCGACCTGCAGACGCTCGCCCACGAGTCGGGGCACGCATTCCATTCCCAGCTGATGGAGAACATGCGGGCCTTTTCGCGCGCCTACCCGATGACGCTGGCCGAGACGGCCTCGACGTTCGCCGAACTGATCCTGACCGACAGCCTGCTGAGCGACCCAGCCGTGCCGGATACGCAGAAGGCGTCATTGCTGAACATCCAGCTCAGTAACGCCATCATGTTCCTGCTGAATATCCCGCTGCGCTACGAGTTCGAAAAAGCCTTCCACGACGAGCGCCAGAAGGGCGAAGTCGGCGTCTCGCGCATCAAGGAACTGATGACGACGACGCAGCGGCGCGTGTTCGGCGACGTGCTGCGCGAAGGCGGCGAGGATCCGCTGTTCTGGGCGTCGAAACTGCACTTCTACCTGACCGACATTACGTTCTATAACTTTCCATATACATTCGGTTTTCTGCTCAGCCGCGGCATGTATGCGATGCTTCGGCGCGAGGGGGCGTCCTTCCTTCCGAAATACAAGGAGTTTCTGCGCCTCTCGGGCAGCGACACAGCCGAAAACGTCGCAAAGCGCGCCATCGGCGTCGACCTCACCTCCGTCGAGTTCTGGGCCGCCTCGGTTCAAAGTCTCGAAGATGACCTCCGCCGCTTCGAAACGCTATTGAAAACAGTGCCCAATATGAAAAAGTAGCATCGCCAAAGATCTTTCAGTGTATAGTGGGGTGATAGAAGCA includes the following:
- a CDS encoding MFS transporter is translated as MNTYVLIALTFSRPIRDMLAAQCLAALGTGMFSVLFNLYLKSSGYAEDAIGRILAIQALSAALASVPLARLADTVSRRACYILSVILLATGYILASSTTSFGLLVVAASLWGIGSGGQMVSVQPYLHEHSRRRQRSYLFSMNFTLTLTMFIIAGLLAGWLPAVAGRFGLMEALSEPERLRRCLQVGAGFAVLAAFFSRRLKEPVRHHPASQAATSGMHPEPIPPRSLIFRYVVTTALTGAGAGLIVPYFNLYFRDWVGSGVSEIGTVFALSQLTTAIGGALSPLMTRRVGLAAGVTLTQLASLPFMLVMAHTHEFLVCAGCFLFRGAFMNMGIPIREQLMMALVPAHLRASAAAAESISWFLSWGIVMSFSGTLIIHRGYPFCLYTTLVLYTASSVLFWCWFREKA
- a CDS encoding M3 family oligoendopeptidase, whose product is MSHSMHWDMTPFFPSFGSAEMTAFRDALAADIAALTDRAAHTPGLNARTAKTWDEIFRTHESLYVRYTHFLCYLDCLGATDAANEAVQGEIGRLALVDAALQKLDVELKRALKTVSDPVFTSFIRRKDMAPIAYHLTRQREDARRTMSPELEVLAADLGVDGFSSWGRLYNTIAGKLRFELVYPDGRREMKSMAQRTALMEDPDPRIRRAAFEGGNAAWETYADVCAAALNHIAGTRLTLNARRGVEHYLDVALFQARVSRATIDAMMKAAAGGRDLCSRFARVKSARLGLPGLAWYDIEAPLPVADDRKYEWTDGVEMLAKAFSRTFPELGEFLLHILEKRWVDAEPRPGRRPGAFCTGSPLIEEQRIFMTFEGGFGDLQTLAHESGHAFHSQLMENMRAFSRAYPMTLAETASTFAELILTDSLLSDPAVPDTQKASLLNIQLSNAIMFLLNIPLRYEFEKAFHDERQKGEVGVSRIKELMTTTQRRVFGDVLREGGEDPLFWASKLHFYLTDITFYNFPYTFGFLLSRGMYAMLRREGASFLPKYKEFLRLSGSDTAENVAKRAIGVDLTSVEFWAASVQSLEDDLRRFETLLKTVPNMKK